From the genome of Pukyongia salina, one region includes:
- a CDS encoding alpha-ketoacid dehydrogenase subunit alpha/beta has product MNTNPQTDKNLSFDDFKAEVLNDYKIAVTSRECSLLGRREVLTGKAKFGIFGDGKEVPQLAWAKAFKNGDWRSGYYRDQTFMMAIGELTVEQFFAGLYAHTDIDADPMSAGRQMGGHFATHSLNEDGSWKNLTEQKNSSADISPTAGQMPRLLGLAQASKIFRNVKEVKDLTQFSINGNEVAWGTIGNASTSEGLFWETINAAGVLQVPMVISIWDDEYGISVHAKHQTTKENISEILKGFQRTDTENGYEILRVNGWDYAALIDTYQKAGTIARDEHVPVLIHVQELTQPQGHSTSGSHERYKSEERLQWEREFDCNVKMREWMIANDMASEEELAAIEKDIKKEVRDGKKAAWQAFIAPQQKEQQEAITLIGNLAESSSNKNFIEKIKNDLSSEKEPLRRDIIAAARKALRYVISEESPERRQLEDWIDNYFEIIQPKYASHLYSEAENKATNISEIKPTYAENAEEVDGRVVLRDNFDHIFKNIPEAMVFGEDSGAIGDVNQGLEGLQEKHGQLRIADTGIREATILGQGIGLAMRGLRPIAEIQYLDYILYCLQIMSDDLATVRYRTVGKQKAPLIVRTRGHRLEGIWHSGSQMGGLIHLLRGMYLLVPRNMTKAAGFYNTLLESDEPAVIVECLNGYRLKEKMPKNLGQLRTPIGVVETVKEGTDITLVSYGSTLRIVEEAAKELQQVGIDAEIIDVQSLLPLDLNHDIVKSLGKTNRLLVIDEDVPGGASAYILQHILDEQNGYRHLDSKPQTLTAKPHRPAYGTDGDYFSKPSAEDIFEKVYAIMHEANPSDYPRLR; this is encoded by the coding sequence ATGAACACAAATCCTCAAACAGATAAAAACCTTTCTTTCGACGACTTCAAAGCCGAAGTCCTTAACGATTATAAGATCGCTGTTACAAGCAGGGAGTGTAGTTTGTTAGGGCGACGAGAAGTACTTACTGGAAAGGCGAAATTTGGGATCTTTGGAGATGGGAAGGAAGTCCCGCAATTAGCGTGGGCTAAGGCATTTAAGAATGGCGACTGGCGGAGTGGGTACTACCGCGACCAAACCTTTATGATGGCTATAGGCGAATTAACTGTAGAACAGTTCTTCGCCGGACTATATGCGCACACCGATATAGATGCCGACCCAATGAGTGCCGGCCGGCAAATGGGCGGACATTTTGCCACTCACAGCCTGAATGAGGACGGCAGTTGGAAAAATCTAACAGAGCAAAAGAACAGTAGTGCCGATATCTCCCCTACTGCCGGACAAATGCCAAGACTACTCGGTTTGGCACAAGCTTCGAAGATCTTCAGGAATGTAAAAGAGGTAAAAGACCTTACACAGTTCTCCATCAATGGAAACGAAGTTGCCTGGGGAACGATTGGGAACGCAAGCACAAGTGAAGGGTTATTCTGGGAAACCATCAATGCTGCCGGAGTACTTCAGGTGCCCATGGTAATAAGCATATGGGACGACGAATATGGTATTTCGGTACACGCCAAGCACCAGACCACCAAAGAGAATATCTCAGAGATATTAAAAGGATTCCAGCGAACAGACACCGAAAATGGTTATGAGATACTTAGGGTAAACGGCTGGGATTATGCTGCACTTATAGACACCTATCAAAAGGCTGGCACGATCGCCCGGGACGAACATGTCCCTGTTCTTATCCACGTTCAGGAATTAACACAACCACAAGGTCATTCAACCAGTGGGTCACACGAACGGTACAAAAGCGAAGAACGTTTGCAATGGGAGCGTGAATTCGACTGTAACGTGAAGATGCGGGAGTGGATGATCGCCAATGATATGGCTTCTGAAGAAGAATTGGCAGCCATTGAAAAAGACATTAAGAAAGAAGTTAGGGACGGTAAGAAAGCGGCCTGGCAGGCCTTTATTGCGCCTCAGCAAAAAGAGCAGCAGGAAGCAATAACGCTTATAGGGAATCTTGCTGAAAGTTCTTCGAACAAGAACTTTATTGAAAAAATAAAGAATGATCTTTCTTCAGAAAAAGAACCATTACGTCGCGATATCATCGCTGCTGCCCGTAAGGCACTTCGCTATGTGATTTCCGAAGAATCCCCCGAAAGAAGACAATTAGAAGACTGGATAGATAACTATTTCGAGATCATTCAGCCTAAGTACGCTTCTCATTTGTATTCGGAGGCAGAAAACAAAGCAACAAACATTTCAGAAATAAAACCCACCTATGCCGAAAATGCTGAAGAAGTAGACGGACGTGTGGTACTACGGGATAATTTCGATCATATTTTCAAGAATATTCCGGAAGCAATGGTCTTTGGTGAAGACAGTGGTGCGATTGGGGATGTGAATCAGGGTCTGGAAGGACTACAGGAAAAACATGGACAACTCCGTATTGCCGATACAGGTATTAGAGAGGCGACCATCCTGGGCCAGGGAATTGGTCTGGCTATGCGCGGGCTGCGTCCTATCGCAGAGATCCAGTATCTCGATTATATCCTGTATTGCCTGCAGATCATGAGTGATGACCTGGCAACTGTTAGGTACCGTACGGTTGGGAAACAAAAAGCTCCGCTTATAGTAAGAACACGCGGGCATCGCCTGGAAGGGATCTGGCACTCCGGATCACAGATGGGAGGACTTATTCATTTACTTAGAGGGATGTACCTGCTGGTACCCCGAAATATGACCAAGGCAGCCGGTTTTTACAACACCTTGCTAGAAAGTGACGAACCAGCCGTTATCGTGGAATGCCTTAATGGGTATCGCCTAAAAGAAAAGATGCCAAAGAACCTGGGGCAATTGAGAACTCCTATTGGAGTTGTGGAAACGGTAAAAGAAGGAACCGATATTACACTGGTGTCCTATGGAAGTACCTTGCGAATTGTAGAAGAAGCCGCTAAAGAACTACAGCAGGTTGGAATCGATGCCGAGATCATTGATGTGCAGAGCCTGCTTCCACTCGATCTAAATCACGATATCGTGAAGAGTCTTGGTAAGACCAACCGACTTTTAGTGATCGATGAGGACGTGCCTGGAGGAGCTTCGGCTTATATACTACAACATATCCTGGATGAGCAGAATGGATACAGGCATTTGGATAGTAAGCCGCAAACCCTTACCGCAAAACCTCATCGCCCCGCCTATGGTACCGACGGTGATTATTTTTCGAAACCTTCGGCAGAGGATATTTTTGAAAAGGTGTATGCTATTATGCACGAGGCAAATCCTTCCGATTATCCTCGATTGCGATAA
- a CDS encoding gluzincin family metallopeptidase, whose protein sequence is MCQLRFGSLIYLIVIFFGITPMAGQHRISIEACLETSENKLNNSQEVVYTNTSEDILTEIYFNDWANSFATKTTPLARRFGENYDSSFHFEKDEDRGRTTIFGFTNEEGQTLDWERGEEIDFFKVQLDKPLAPGESYTLKLLYSIKLPSDKFTRYGYTKEGNYNLRYWYIAPAVYDGKWHAYSNKNTDDLYQYPSEFKITLTTPSNFKLTTDLRVLTQGISGNKRISVLHGSDRMSVDLFLEKRLNYETVITDKFEVITDMKDRKVNPALRALTMDRIVHFLDENLGPYPFDRMVVSEIEYRNNPVYGLNQLPDFISPFPDGFEYDMEMLKTATANYLENTLVLHPREDYWLYGAIQIYLMKEYVNKYYPNMKIIGSLSNFWVIRWSHASELEFNDQYPLLYLNMARNNLHQPLSTPKDSLTKYNKNIANSYYGGEGLYYLADYLGKQPLSDALKEFYSEKLLMPATSDDLRTILNSKTELPIDWFFDNYVDKRSTIDFKITKVKKIGDSLDVFVRNRRKYPMPVSLYGINKDSTIFKKWLPPIDSVEVVRVPSENVKKLVLNKEASIPEFNQRNNYKTLTGLLNRPVQFRLFQDVEDPRYNQLFFMPVFEYNLYDGFTVGPKLYNKTVLPKGIHYKLEPQYGFRSKTIVGNGSLIYTQRYNGSLYALRFGVSGSSFSYNDGLFYRRLTPYMTMAFRQKDLRKNEKQFINLRNVNVYRDDNPMDPDQEPNYSVVNLQYVYSNPNLIHYFRSVLDYQISTNFSKISATLEYRKLFLNNRQLNLRFYAGTFLYNNTSKEDDYFSFALDRPTDYLFDYNYYGRSEDTGLFSQQIIIAEGGFKSKLQPAFANSWITTVNASTNIWKWIYAYGDAGLIHNRGIGGGTEAVFDTGVRLSLVADYFELYFPLYSNLGWEPGLGNYDQRIRFIVTLSPKTLLGLFTREWY, encoded by the coding sequence ATGTGCCAATTGAGGTTCGGAAGTTTAATATATCTGATCGTTATCTTCTTTGGAATTACTCCAATGGCCGGACAGCACCGGATTTCCATTGAGGCATGTCTGGAAACATCAGAGAACAAGCTCAATAACAGTCAAGAGGTTGTGTATACGAACACTTCCGAAGACATACTAACAGAGATCTATTTCAACGACTGGGCCAATAGTTTTGCCACCAAAACCACTCCACTAGCCAGGCGGTTTGGTGAGAATTACGATAGTTCTTTTCACTTTGAAAAGGATGAAGATCGTGGGCGCACTACAATATTTGGTTTTACAAATGAGGAGGGACAAACCCTGGATTGGGAGCGCGGAGAAGAGATCGATTTCTTTAAGGTACAATTGGATAAACCCCTTGCCCCTGGTGAATCTTATACCTTGAAATTATTGTATTCGATTAAACTTCCAAGTGATAAGTTTACCCGATACGGGTATACCAAGGAAGGTAATTACAACTTGCGATACTGGTATATTGCTCCGGCTGTATACGACGGTAAATGGCATGCCTACAGCAATAAGAATACAGACGATCTATATCAATACCCTTCAGAATTCAAAATTACATTAACCACTCCATCCAACTTTAAACTTACAACAGATCTAAGGGTATTAACCCAAGGTATTTCAGGGAATAAGCGGATCTCTGTATTGCACGGCAGCGATCGTATGAGTGTTGATCTTTTCCTGGAGAAACGATTAAACTATGAGACCGTGATCACCGATAAATTCGAGGTGATCACCGACATGAAAGACAGAAAGGTAAATCCTGCCTTAAGGGCACTTACCATGGATCGAATTGTACATTTTCTTGATGAGAATCTGGGTCCGTATCCCTTTGATAGAATGGTGGTTAGTGAGATAGAATATCGAAATAATCCGGTGTATGGGTTAAATCAATTACCCGATTTTATTAGTCCGTTTCCAGATGGTTTCGAATACGACATGGAGATGTTAAAAACGGCTACGGCGAACTACCTGGAGAATACCCTGGTGTTACACCCTCGGGAAGATTACTGGTTGTACGGGGCTATTCAGATCTATCTCATGAAGGAATACGTGAATAAGTACTATCCCAACATGAAGATCATAGGGAGCTTGAGTAATTTTTGGGTGATCCGATGGTCACACGCCTCCGAACTTGAATTCAATGATCAGTACCCGCTACTCTATCTCAATATGGCTCGCAATAATTTGCATCAGCCGTTAAGTACTCCTAAGGACTCGTTAACCAAGTACAATAAGAACATTGCAAACAGTTATTATGGAGGAGAAGGCCTTTACTACCTGGCCGATTATTTGGGAAAACAGCCTCTGTCTGATGCGTTAAAGGAATTTTATTCTGAAAAGCTTTTAATGCCGGCCACTTCAGATGATTTAAGAACAATATTGAATTCGAAAACAGAACTACCCATAGATTGGTTCTTCGATAATTACGTTGATAAACGCAGCACCATAGATTTTAAGATCACCAAGGTTAAAAAGATAGGCGACTCTCTCGATGTGTTTGTAAGAAACCGAAGAAAGTACCCTATGCCGGTTTCTCTTTACGGAATCAATAAGGATAGTACCATCTTTAAAAAATGGTTACCCCCAATAGATAGTGTCGAGGTGGTTAGGGTTCCTTCCGAAAATGTAAAAAAACTTGTTCTGAACAAGGAGGCCTCAATACCCGAATTCAATCAGCGAAATAACTATAAAACCTTAACAGGACTCTTGAACAGGCCTGTCCAATTCAGGTTATTCCAGGATGTTGAAGACCCCAGGTACAACCAGTTGTTCTTCATGCCGGTTTTCGAATACAACCTATACGATGGTTTCACCGTTGGGCCAAAATTGTATAACAAAACAGTTTTGCCCAAGGGGATTCATTACAAACTGGAACCTCAGTACGGATTTAGATCCAAGACCATAGTGGGTAACGGATCATTAATTTATACCCAACGCTACAACGGAAGTCTTTATGCACTGCGATTTGGTGTCTCGGGGAGCTCATTTTCGTATAACGACGGGCTATTTTACCGCAGGCTTACCCCGTATATGACGATGGCCTTTCGGCAAAAGGACTTACGTAAAAATGAGAAACAGTTCATCAACCTTAGGAACGTAAATGTTTATAGGGATGATAATCCCATGGATCCGGATCAGGAGCCCAATTACAGTGTGGTAAACCTACAGTATGTGTATTCGAACCCAAATTTAATTCACTATTTCCGAAGCGTACTGGATTACCAGATATCGACTAATTTCTCGAAGATCTCAGCCACCCTGGAGTATCGAAAACTATTTCTGAACAACCGCCAGCTGAATTTACGTTTCTATGCCGGTACCTTCCTTTATAACAACACTTCGAAAGAAGACGATTATTTCAGTTTTGCTTTAGACCGGCCAACAGATTATCTATTCGATTATAATTATTATGGCCGGAGCGAGGATACAGGGCTATTCAGTCAGCAGATCATCATCGCGGAAGGAGGTTTTAAATCGAAATTACAGCCGGCCTTTGCCAATAGCTGGATCACAACAGTAAATGCCAGTACCAATATCTGGAAATGGATATATGCTTATGGCGATGCGGGACTAATTCATAACAGAGGAATTGGTGGAGGTACCGAAGCTGTTTTCGACACCGGCGTTCGCTTAAGCCTGGTGGCAGATTATTTCGAATTGTATTTTCCTCTTTACTCCAATCTGGGTTGGGAGCCCGGCCTGGGTAATTACGATCAGCGTATAAGGTTTATTGTAACACTTAGCCCGAAAACCCTTCTGGGACTATTTACGCGGGAATGGTATTAA
- a CDS encoding LOG family protein — MRSESKHKNWNEVKTNDSWAIFKIMGEFVNGYEKLSRIGPCVSIFGSARTKPDHPYYKLAESIAKKITEHGYGVITGGGPGIMEAGNKGAHLAGGTSVGLNIALPFEQHDNPYIDGDKSIDFDYFFVRKVMFVKYSQGFVVMPGGFGTLDEFFEAFTLIQTHKIERFPLILVGTEFWSGLMDWIKNTLLEQNNNISPEDLDLVHVVDTEDEVLNILNEFYNKFNLSPNF; from the coding sequence ATGAGAAGTGAAAGTAAACATAAGAATTGGAATGAGGTAAAAACAAACGATTCCTGGGCGATCTTCAAGATCATGGGAGAATTTGTTAACGGGTACGAAAAATTAAGCAGGATAGGCCCATGTGTCTCTATCTTCGGATCTGCCCGTACTAAACCGGACCATCCTTATTATAAGTTGGCAGAAAGTATCGCAAAAAAGATCACCGAGCATGGATATGGAGTGATCACAGGTGGTGGCCCCGGTATAATGGAAGCAGGTAACAAGGGAGCGCACCTGGCAGGTGGTACTTCGGTAGGGTTAAATATTGCCTTACCTTTCGAGCAACATGATAACCCGTATATTGATGGTGATAAAAGCATAGACTTCGATTATTTCTTTGTGCGGAAGGTGATGTTTGTTAAGTATTCACAGGGATTTGTAGTAATGCCCGGAGGATTTGGCACCTTGGATGAGTTCTTCGAGGCCTTCACCTTAATTCAAACACATAAGATAGAACGATTCCCTCTTATCCTGGTTGGAACCGAATTCTGGAGTGGCCTCATGGATTGGATCAAGAACACGCTCCTGGAGCAGAACAACAATATAAGCCCCGAAGACCTGGACCTGGTTCACGTTGTAGATACAGAAGATGAAGTACTCAATATTCTGAACGAATTCTATAACAAGTTCAATTTAAGTCCGAACTTCTAA
- the uvrA gene encoding excinuclease ABC subunit UvrA, producing the protein MLKTDEFIEVLGARVHNLKDIDVRIPRENLVVITGLSGSGKSSLAFDTIYAEGQRRYIETFSAYARQFLGNLERPDVDKIDGLSPVIAIEQKTTSRSPRSTVGTITEIYDFLRLFYARASDAYSFNTGEKMVSYSDEQIKQLIIKDFKDRKVSILAPVVRSRKGHYRELFEQIAKQGFLKVRVDGEIIDIVKGMRIDRYKTHDIEIVIDRLKISEESDKDKRLTETILTAMYHGDDVLMVLDNETEEVRYFSRSLMCPTSGISYPNPEPNNFSFNSPKGMCPTCKGLGELHKVNTSKIVPDPRLSIKQGALAPHGPQKSNWVFKQLELIAERFNFKLSDPFENIPEEAREMIFYGGNEKFEVESKTLGITRSYKIDFEGVATFLQNTFEANESKSLRRWAKEYMDKIPCPDCEGSRLRKESLYFKVNGKNIAELAHMDVVELAEWFSGLEERLGETQLQIAAEIIKEVRSRLQFLVDVGLTYLALDRSSKSLSGGEAQRIRLATQIGSQLVGVLYILDEPSIGLHQRDNEKLIHSLISLKDIGNSVIVVEHDKDMIRHADYVIDIGPAAGRHGGEIVSEGSPEEIQKHHTLTSDYLNGTKEIEIPKKRRKGNGKILKLEGATGNNLKNVSVSFPLGTMIGITGVSGSGKSTLVNETLYPILNAHFFNGVKKPMPYKKISGLKHIDKVIDINQSPIGRTPRSNPATYTGVFSEIRSLFAKIPEAQIRGYKPGRFSFNVAGGRCETCKGGGLRVIEMNFLPDVYVECETCQGKRFNRETLEIRYKGHSIYDVLEMTINEACEFFEHIPKIYRKLKTIRDVGLGYITLGQQSTTLSGGEAQRIKLATELSKRDTGNTFYILDEPTTGLHFEDIRVLLLVLNKLVEKGNTVVIIEHNLDVIKTVDHIIDIGPEGGKKGGNIITYGTPEEIIQHENSHTAHFLKKELH; encoded by the coding sequence ATGCTGAAAACGGACGAATTTATTGAAGTTTTAGGGGCCAGAGTCCACAATTTAAAGGACATAGATGTGAGAATTCCCCGCGAAAACCTGGTGGTTATCACAGGCCTTTCGGGGAGTGGAAAATCATCACTTGCCTTCGATACTATCTATGCAGAGGGTCAGCGTAGATATATTGAAACATTCTCGGCATACGCCCGTCAGTTTCTGGGCAACCTGGAACGCCCGGATGTGGATAAAATAGACGGCCTCTCCCCTGTTATTGCCATCGAGCAGAAAACCACTTCCAGAAGTCCGAGATCCACCGTTGGAACGATCACCGAAATTTACGATTTTCTCCGTTTGTTCTACGCCAGGGCTAGTGATGCCTACAGCTTCAATACAGGAGAAAAAATGGTGAGCTACAGTGATGAGCAGATCAAACAGCTTATCATTAAAGATTTTAAAGACCGAAAGGTAAGTATCCTCGCACCTGTGGTACGCTCACGAAAGGGTCATTATCGCGAGCTCTTCGAGCAGATCGCCAAGCAGGGATTTTTAAAAGTACGAGTTGACGGAGAGATCATCGATATAGTAAAAGGGATGCGGATAGACCGCTATAAGACCCACGATATAGAAATCGTGATAGACCGTTTGAAGATCTCTGAAGAAAGCGATAAAGACAAACGTCTAACCGAAACCATATTGACCGCGATGTACCATGGGGATGACGTTCTCATGGTATTGGATAACGAAACCGAAGAGGTGCGGTACTTTAGCAGGTCCCTGATGTGCCCTACTTCCGGGATCTCCTACCCTAATCCCGAACCCAACAATTTTTCGTTTAACTCCCCCAAAGGTATGTGCCCTACCTGTAAAGGCCTTGGAGAACTTCATAAAGTGAATACGTCCAAGATCGTACCGGACCCGCGCTTATCCATCAAACAAGGAGCGCTTGCACCTCACGGGCCTCAGAAAAGTAACTGGGTGTTCAAACAGCTGGAATTAATCGCAGAACGCTTCAACTTTAAGTTAAGCGACCCTTTCGAAAATATTCCTGAAGAAGCCAGGGAAATGATCTTTTACGGGGGGAACGAGAAATTCGAGGTAGAATCTAAAACCCTGGGAATTACCCGTAGCTATAAGATCGACTTCGAAGGAGTAGCTACTTTTCTTCAGAATACTTTCGAAGCAAATGAATCTAAATCCTTACGTCGGTGGGCCAAGGAATACATGGATAAGATACCATGTCCGGACTGTGAAGGTAGCCGACTTAGGAAGGAATCGCTTTATTTTAAAGTGAATGGAAAAAATATAGCTGAACTAGCGCATATGGACGTGGTGGAGCTGGCCGAATGGTTCTCCGGTCTTGAGGAACGCCTTGGGGAAACCCAGCTTCAGATCGCTGCCGAAATAATCAAGGAAGTACGAAGCCGCCTGCAATTCCTGGTAGACGTTGGCCTTACGTACCTTGCCCTCGACCGTAGCTCGAAATCCTTGTCTGGAGGAGAAGCGCAACGCATTCGTCTGGCGACTCAGATAGGTTCACAATTGGTGGGAGTACTTTACATCCTCGATGAGCCCAGTATAGGACTCCACCAGCGGGATAACGAAAAACTGATCCATTCGCTTATCTCATTAAAGGATATAGGGAATTCTGTAATTGTGGTTGAACACGATAAGGATATGATCAGGCATGCAGATTATGTGATAGACATTGGGCCAGCGGCTGGCAGACACGGGGGAGAGATCGTTTCGGAAGGGTCCCCTGAAGAAATTCAAAAGCATCATACCCTAACCTCAGATTACCTGAATGGAACCAAAGAGATCGAAATTCCGAAGAAAAGAAGGAAAGGCAATGGCAAAATTCTGAAACTTGAGGGAGCAACAGGAAACAATCTCAAGAATGTTTCGGTGTCTTTTCCCCTGGGGACCATGATAGGAATAACTGGAGTCTCGGGATCGGGAAAATCCACCCTGGTAAATGAAACCCTGTATCCTATTCTCAATGCTCATTTTTTCAATGGCGTAAAAAAGCCCATGCCTTATAAAAAGATCAGTGGCCTAAAGCATATCGACAAGGTGATCGATATCAACCAGTCCCCTATTGGCCGTACACCTCGTTCTAACCCGGCTACCTATACAGGGGTGTTTTCGGAAATACGCTCCCTATTTGCTAAGATCCCGGAAGCTCAGATTCGTGGTTATAAACCGGGGCGATTTAGTTTTAACGTTGCGGGTGGACGATGTGAAACATGTAAAGGTGGTGGTCTAAGGGTAATTGAAATGAATTTTCTGCCTGATGTATATGTAGAATGTGAAACCTGTCAGGGAAAGCGTTTCAATCGTGAAACCCTGGAAATTCGTTATAAAGGGCATTCGATCTACGACGTGCTGGAAATGACCATCAACGAAGCTTGCGAATTCTTCGAGCATATTCCGAAGATATACAGAAAACTAAAAACGATAAGGGATGTGGGACTAGGTTATATCACCCTGGGACAGCAATCCACCACCTTATCAGGAGGTGAAGCACAGCGAATCAAACTAGCAACCGAATTGTCTAAAAGAGATACTGGTAACACCTTCTATATTCTCGATGAACCTACTACCGGTTTGCATTTTGAGGACATTAGAGTACTATTGCTGGTGCTGAATAAATTAGTCGAAAAAGGCAATACAGTAGTAATTATCGAACATAATCTTGACGTGATAAAAACCGTAGATCATATCATCGATATAGGTCCGGAAGGTGGCAAGAAGGGTGGGAATATCATTACATACGGAACCCCCGAGGAGATCATACAACACGAAAACAGCCACACAGCGCATTTCCTTAAAAAAGAATTACATTAG
- the ggt gene encoding gamma-glutamyltransferase, giving the protein MNKLSYLLLLLFVISCKTEPAQQATNPVSEGVKAENAMVVSAREEASQIGVDILKMGGNAYDAAIAVELALAVSYPYSGNLGGGGFLVYRTQYGEIGSIDFREKAPIKAHRDMYLDAEGNFMKDKSKKGALSVGVPGTISGLFAIHEKLGSLPMEILIEPSIKLAKEGVILTEQQAERFKKYGPEILEITGEETIYSSPVNTGDIMTNSALANTLTRISENGLHEFYNGETARILVDFIQSRGGIISMDDLAAYESEWREAIQFNYKDLNIISMAPPSSGGICLAQALKMLEPYPLKDYGHNTRKYIQILAEVERRAYADRSDFLGDPDFVDIPVDSLLSEYYLNRRMENFSFDAATPSETIKPGTITISEGTETTHFSIIDQYGNAASLTTTLNSAYGSKLYVKELGFFLNNEMDDFSAKPGVPNEYGLTGGDANAIAPHKRMLSSMTPTIVEKDGKLWMVVGTPGGATIITSVLQTILNVKEFGMSMQQAVSVPRFHHQWLPDAIRYEKGEFPKELIKELERLGYPENTEVDPIIGKVDAILVHPDGILEGGADPRGDDTAVGY; this is encoded by the coding sequence ATGAACAAACTCTCGTACCTGTTACTATTATTATTTGTAATAAGCTGTAAGACAGAACCAGCACAGCAGGCCACAAATCCAGTTTCTGAAGGTGTTAAGGCAGAGAATGCTATGGTTGTTTCCGCTCGGGAAGAAGCCTCTCAAATTGGGGTTGATATTCTGAAAATGGGTGGTAATGCTTACGATGCTGCTATCGCGGTAGAACTCGCGCTTGCCGTTTCTTATCCCTATTCAGGCAACCTTGGCGGTGGCGGATTTTTGGTGTATCGAACTCAGTATGGTGAGATTGGCAGCATAGATTTTCGAGAAAAAGCTCCTATAAAAGCACATCGGGATATGTATCTGGATGCAGAGGGAAATTTCATGAAAGATAAAAGTAAAAAAGGGGCACTATCGGTAGGGGTTCCCGGGACAATATCCGGGTTATTCGCTATCCATGAAAAATTAGGATCCTTACCCATGGAAATTCTTATTGAACCCTCGATAAAACTGGCAAAAGAGGGGGTAATCCTTACCGAGCAACAGGCAGAAAGATTTAAAAAATACGGCCCGGAGATCCTGGAGATCACAGGGGAAGAGACAATCTATTCCTCCCCCGTTAATACCGGAGATATAATGACAAATTCTGCCCTGGCAAATACCCTTACCCGTATCTCGGAAAATGGTCTTCACGAATTCTATAATGGCGAAACAGCACGGATTCTTGTAGATTTTATCCAATCCCGGGGAGGTATAATTTCCATGGACGATCTGGCCGCTTACGAATCGGAGTGGCGAGAAGCAATACAATTTAACTATAAAGATCTGAATATCATCTCTATGGCACCACCTTCCAGCGGTGGGATTTGCCTAGCTCAGGCCTTGAAAATGCTGGAGCCCTACCCACTTAAGGATTATGGACACAATACCAGGAAATACATCCAAATCCTGGCCGAAGTGGAACGCAGGGCATATGCAGACAGGAGTGATTTTTTGGGTGACCCGGATTTTGTGGATATTCCGGTAGATTCGTTGCTTTCGGAGTATTACTTAAACCGAAGAATGGAAAACTTTTCTTTCGACGCCGCTACCCCTTCAGAAACAATTAAACCCGGAACCATAACCATTAGCGAGGGCACCGAAACCACCCACTTCTCTATCATTGATCAATATGGGAATGCCGCTTCCCTCACAACCACACTAAATTCGGCCTATGGCTCGAAACTTTATGTAAAGGAATTGGGGTTCTTTTTAAATAATGAAATGGACGATTTTAGCGCGAAACCAGGGGTTCCCAATGAATACGGACTTACGGGCGGCGATGCCAATGCTATTGCACCACATAAACGTATGTTAAGCTCCATGACCCCTACTATTGTTGAGAAAGATGGAAAGTTGTGGATGGTAGTAGGCACCCCCGGAGGGGCAACTATCATCACTTCTGTGCTTCAAACTATCCTGAATGTGAAAGAATTCGGGATGAGCATGCAGCAGGCGGTTTCTGTCCCCAGGTTCCATCATCAGTGGCTTCCGGACGCAATTCGCTACGAGAAAGGGGAATTTCCGAAGGAATTAATAAAAGAACTAGAAAGGCTGGGATACCCCGAAAACACTGAAGTGGATCCAATAATCGGTAAGGTAGATGCGATCCTGGTTCATCCGGACGGTATTTTGGAAGGTGGCGCCGACCCGAGAGGAGATGATACAGCCGTTGGTTATTAG